One part of the Vicia villosa cultivar HV-30 ecotype Madison, WI linkage group LG6, Vvil1.0, whole genome shotgun sequence genome encodes these proteins:
- the LOC131610311 gene encoding glycerol-3-phosphate dehydrogenase [NAD(+)] GPDHC1, cytosolic produces the protein MVGSILGKINNNTHSNGSSHNHNNGLEEKLDEFRSLIGKTNGDTLRIVSIGAGAWGSVFAALLQDSYGQFRDKVQIRIWRRPGRKVDRETAKHLFEVINSREDVLRRLIRRCAYLKYVEARLGDRTLFADEILKDGLCLNMIDTPVCPLKVVTNLQEAVWDADVVVNGLPSTETREVFEEISEYWKERISVPVIISLSKGIEAALEPVPHIVTPTKMIHQATGVPMENILYLGGPNIASEIYNKEYANARICGAEKWRKPLAKFLRQPHFIVWDNSDLVTHEVMGGLKNVYAIGAGMVASLTNESATSKSVYFAHCTSEMIFITHLLTEEPEKLAGPLLADTYVTLLKGRNAWYGQMLAKGELSPDMGDRISGKGMIQGVSAVEAFFELLSQSSLNVLHPEEKIHVAPVELCPILKTLYKILISREQSTQAILKALRDENLNDPRERIAIAQSHAFYRPSLLGQQ, from the exons ATGGTAGGAAGcatattgggaaagataaacaaTAACACACACTCAAATGGATCATCTCATAATCATAACAATGGATTAGAAGAGAAGCTTGATGAGTTTAGAAGCCTAATTGGCAAAACCAATGGTGACACTTTGAGAATTGTGAGTATAGGAGCTGGTGCTTGGGGAAGTGTTTTTGCAGCACTTTTACAAGACAGTTATGGACAATTCAGAGACAAAGTACAAATAAGAATATGGCGAAGACCGGGACGTAAAGTCGATAGAGAAACGGCGAAACATCTCTTCGAAGTTATCAATTCGAGAGAAGATGTTTTAAGAAGATTGATACGACGGTGCGCGTATCTTAAATACGTCGAAGCAAGACTTGGTGATAGGACATTGTTTGCGGATGAGATTCTTAAAGATGGTCTTTGTTTGAACATGATTGATACTCCTGTTTGTCCTTTGAAAGTTGTTACTAATTTGCAAGAAGCTGTTTGGGatgctgatgttgttgttaaTGGTTTGCCTTCGACGGAAACTCGCGAGGTTTTCGAAGAGATTAGTGAGTATTGGAAAGAGAGGATTAGTGTTCCTGTTATCATTTCTTTATCTAAAGGTATTGAAGCTGCTTTGGAGCCTGTTCCTCATATTGTTACTCCTACAAAAATGATTCATCAAGCAA CGGGAGTGCCTATGGAGAACATACTTTATCTTGGTGGTCCAAATATTGCATCAGAAATCTACAACAAAGAGTATGCAAATGCTAGAATTTGTGGAGCTGAGAAATGGAGAAAACCTTTAGCAAAGTTTCTTAGACAACCACATTTTATTGTATGGGACAATAGTGACCTTGTCACACATGAAGTCATGGGTGGATTGAAAAATGTCTATGCAATTGGAGCTG GAATGGTAGCATCCCTTACAAATGAGAGTGCTACTAGCAAATCAGTGTACTTTGCACACTGCACTTCAGAGATGATATTCATCACTCATTTGTTAACCGAAGAGCCTGAGAAACTTGCAGGGCCATTACTTGCTGACACATATGTCACGTTATTAAAAGGGCGTAACGCGTGGTACGGTCAGATGTTAGCTAAGGGTGAACTTAGCCCTGACATGGGCGATAGAATTAGCGGCAAAGGAATGATTCAG GGAGTATCTGCAGTGGAAGCATTTTTCGAACTTTTGAGCCAATCAAGCCTGAATGTGTTGCATCCCGAAGAAAAGATTCATGTTGCTCCCGTTGAGCTTTGCCCTATTTTGAAGACACTCTACAAAATATTGATATCCAG GGAACAATCAACACAAGCTATTCTGAAAGCTCTGAGGGATGAAAATCTGAATGATCCGCGAGAACGCATTGCAATTGCACAAAGTCATGCTTTTTACAGGCCTTCACTTCTTGGACAACAGTGA